A region of Pyxidicoccus parkwaysis DNA encodes the following proteins:
- a CDS encoding RidA family protein, which produces MSSSNRKTASFGVPWEKAYGYVQAVRVNNTIYVSGQLSHTPRGELVAPAVLGADGKPSDFSTMEAQMKRTYENAEVLLAELGATMTDVVEETLFVLDVPSAFAASSKVRPLVYKQAVPQVASNLIGVSALAFPEQLIEIAFRAEVQG; this is translated from the coding sequence ATGAGCAGCTCGAATCGAAAGACCGCCAGCTTCGGGGTTCCTTGGGAAAAGGCGTATGGCTACGTGCAGGCCGTCCGCGTGAACAACACCATCTACGTCTCCGGCCAGCTTTCGCACACCCCGCGGGGCGAGCTCGTCGCTCCGGCAGTGCTGGGCGCGGACGGCAAGCCCTCGGACTTCTCGACCATGGAAGCGCAGATGAAGCGCACCTACGAGAATGCCGAGGTGCTGCTGGCCGAACTGGGCGCGACCATGACGGACGTGGTGGAAGAAACGCTGTTCGTGCTCGACGTTCCGTCTGCCTTCGCAGCCAGTTCGAAGGTGCGGCCGCTGGTCTACAAGCAGGCGGTGCCGCAGGTTGCCAGCAATCTTATCGGCGTGTCTGCCTTGGCCTTCCCCGAGCAGCTGATAGAGATTGCATTCAGGGCGGAAGTCCAGGGCTGA
- a CDS encoding SDR family NAD(P)-dependent oxidoreductase, with product MSTTRTQIALITGGSRGLGRSMALHLADRGVDSIITYHSRTDAAAEVVAELNARGRKATALQLDVANTASFDAFAGAVREALGTTWGSERFDFLVNNGGTGASVPFLETTEATFDEMMNVHLKGPFFLTQKLAPLLADGGRIVNISSGLTRMSFPGSSVYAVMKGGLEVLTRYLAKELAPRKISVNTFAPGPVATDFRGGAIRDNPEVSKHIAAATALGRVGLPDDIGGAVALLLAPENHWITGQRIEASGGMLL from the coding sequence ATGAGCACGACCCGTACGCAGATTGCCCTCATCACTGGCGGAAGCCGTGGCCTCGGCAGGAGCATGGCCCTCCATCTGGCCGACCGCGGCGTCGACAGCATCATCACCTATCACAGCCGGACCGACGCAGCCGCGGAGGTCGTCGCGGAGCTCAACGCCAGGGGACGCAAGGCCACGGCGCTCCAGCTCGACGTCGCGAACACCGCGAGCTTCGACGCGTTCGCCGGGGCGGTGCGCGAGGCACTCGGCACCACCTGGGGTAGCGAGCGCTTCGACTTCCTGGTCAACAACGGCGGGACGGGTGCGAGCGTCCCCTTCCTGGAGACGACCGAGGCGACGTTCGACGAGATGATGAACGTCCACCTGAAGGGGCCCTTCTTCCTCACCCAGAAGCTTGCGCCGCTGCTCGCGGATGGCGGCCGCATCGTGAACATCTCCTCGGGCCTCACCCGCATGAGCTTCCCGGGCTCGTCGGTCTACGCGGTGATGAAGGGAGGCCTGGAGGTGCTGACGCGCTACCTCGCCAAGGAGCTCGCGCCTCGGAAGATTTCGGTGAACACCTTCGCCCCGGGCCCGGTCGCCACCGACTTCCGTGGCGGCGCCATCCGTGACAACCCGGAGGTGAGCAAGCACATCGCGGCGGCCACCGCGCTGGGCCGCGTCGGTCTCCCCGACGACATCGGCGGCGCAGTCGCGCTCCTGCTCGCGCCCGAAAACCACTGGATTACCGGTCAGCGCATCGAGGCGTCCGGCGGCATGTTGCTCTGA